CCGGCAAAAGCCAGTGGCCTGAAGCAGCGTTCGTCCCCGGTTACAGCGGCGGGCCCGTTCCTGATTTGCACAGGATTCCCGTTTTAAGCTCGCAGGCGAGCACCTGAAACCATCTGGCGCGCACCATAGAAAGTCGGCCCGCGGCTGTCAAGGCCAAAGACCGGACAAGCCGTGCAACCGCGTTTTTTGCGTTGTATCGCCGCCAACCTTCGGCTAGGGTAGATGCCATGCTGCTTTGACCAGAGGGTCAAAACATTTCACCCCGTGATCCCCCTCCTTCACGGGGTCTTTTTATTCCATCAGACCGGCGGCGCCAGCACCTTCAGCAGATGCGGCAGCAGCTGCTTCTTGCGCGACAGCACCCCTTTCAACTCATACAGCCCATCCTCCAGTTGGGGATAGCCCATCGCAAAAGGCAGCGTGCTGTCGTGCGACACCAGCAGCAGACTGTCGCCAGCCACAATATCCGTCACCAGCAATCCGGTCAGGGCCAGATCCCGCTGCTGCCGCAGCCGTTCCAGCTGCGCCGCCAGCTCGCCCTTGAGACTGTGAAATTCGTGAAAGCCGACCACCTCCACCTGACCGATGCCGAAACGGCCGCCGCCAGCCTCGAACTGTTTGAAATCCGACAGCACCACCTGCTCCAGGCTGCTGTAGGCACTCATGGCGCTGGTAGCACTGAAGATACGCTGACCGAACTCCTGCGGATCGAGCCCGCTGCAGCGCCCCAGCCAGTCGGCCATGTCGCGGTCGATGGCCGTCGCCGTCGGTGACTTCAGCAGCACCGTATCCGACAGCAGCCCCGCCAGCATCAGCCCGGCAATGGCCGGCTCCGGCGTCAGAGCAGCCTGCTGGTACAGCGTCGCCACCAGGGTACAGGTACTGCCAAGCGGCTGATTGATGAAACGGATGGGTTTTTCCGTCTGCAGACTGCCCAGCCGGTGATGGTCGATGATTTCGAGAATCTCCACCTTGTCCGCCCCCGCCACCGCCTGACCCAGCTCATTGTGATCCACCAAAATCAGCTTACGGCGCGATGGCTGCAGCAGATTGCTCTTGGTCACCACCGCCAGCAGACTGCCATCATCATTGAGCACCGCCGCCCCCGGCACATCGCTGTGCAGCAGCGCCGCGCGCAGCTGCTCAATGCGGTCCTGCGGCCGCAGACTGGCAAACTCCGTCTGCGCCAGCGCCCCCACCGGCGTCGCCAGCCGGGTCAGCCAGGTACTGGTGGCCGTATCGAAGGCCGTCGACAGCACCGTCACCTGCTGGCGCCGCGCCAGCTCCAGAATCTCCTCCGGCACCGGCAGCGACCCCACCACCACCAGCACCCGCACGCCGTTTTCCACCGCCACCCGCAGAATCTCGCTGCGGTCGGCGGCAATCAACACCATGCGCCGCATGTCCTGATTGTGCATCTTGTCGGCAAAGGTCGGCGCCGACATGGCCGCCACATACAGGTTCAGATCCTCCAGCCGGTCGGCATCCACCGCATGCAGCGCCGTCGCCTTCAGACAGCGGCAGATCGACGCCGGCGAAGCGTACACCCGGCGCAGTTCCCTCTCCTGGCTCGGCACCAGAAAACGTTCCGACACCTTCTTCAGATACAGCATGCCCAGCGGCCGCTGGCGCTCGTCCACCACCGGCAGCAGCCGGATATTGTGCAGATGAAACAGCTCCAGCGCCCGTGACAAAGGCGCATCGGCGGCAATACTCACCGGCGGCTGATCCGACAGCACATCGCGGATACGCGGCACCACATCGGCCAACAGCTGCGGTTGCGGCACCGCCAGCTCCTGCAGAATGAACTCCGTCTGACGGTTGAGATTACCGGCCCGCGCCGGTCGCACCGACTCCAGCCCCTGCAGCTGCCGCAACCGGGCATAGGCAATGGCACTGCAGATGGAATCGGTATCGGGATTCACATGACCAATGACAAAGATTTCCTCCTGCGCCATCCAACTCCTCCTGTGGGGTCAAAAGCAGAACCTTCGCGGCCCAGGCCGCCATGCGCCGCCCATGGTAACCGCAGACGGCCCAAAAAGCCACGGCGAGTGCAAGCGCAGGCCAGTGATTTCCTCCTATGTGGCCGGGCGAACGCTGCTGCCGAAAAGACGCACGTAACAAACGATTCATTGACAATAGGCCGGCTCTGTACGATAAGCGTAAGGATAACCTTTCATCACCTAACGAGCCTGATCTAATAATTTCAGCTGCGGATTTGGACAGAACCTTGGCAAATTAAACAAGGGTGGCAAGGGTGTCAGCAGCCCTTTGGATGGACTTTGACCCGGTATAGGCAGATCT
The sequence above is a segment of the Desulfuromonas thiophila genome. Coding sequences within it:
- a CDS encoding putative manganese-dependent inorganic diphosphatase; its protein translation is MAQEEIFVIGHVNPDTDSICSAIAYARLRQLQGLESVRPARAGNLNRQTEFILQELAVPQPQLLADVVPRIRDVLSDQPPVSIAADAPLSRALELFHLHNIRLLPVVDERQRPLGMLYLKKVSERFLVPSQERELRRVYASPASICRCLKATALHAVDADRLEDLNLYVAAMSAPTFADKMHNQDMRRMVLIAADRSEILRVAVENGVRVLVVVGSLPVPEEILELARRQQVTVLSTAFDTATSTWLTRLATPVGALAQTEFASLRPQDRIEQLRAALLHSDVPGAAVLNDDGSLLAVVTKSNLLQPSRRKLILVDHNELGQAVAGADKVEILEIIDHHRLGSLQTEKPIRFINQPLGSTCTLVATLYQQAALTPEPAIAGLMLAGLLSDTVLLKSPTATAIDRDMADWLGRCSGLDPQEFGQRIFSATSAMSAYSSLEQVVLSDFKQFEAGGGRFGIGQVEVVGFHEFHSLKGELAAQLERLRQQRDLALTGLLVTDIVAGDSLLLVSHDSTLPFAMGYPQLEDGLYELKGVLSRKKQLLPHLLKVLAPPV